TGAGCTAGGTTACACAGGAAAGTACTGCAATATTACCTGTCCGTACAACTGTAAAGACGGTTGTGACAAAGTCACGTTGAAGTGTAGATATTCAGGTGAGAGCCTCTGTGTTTACTGAAAGTGGTGGTTCAGTATCAAGCACAAAGTTAGTGAGGGTTGTCAGGTTTAGGGGGAAGTACTGTACTGAGCATGCCATATCATGCATATAGTATGTAGTGTATTAATGAGGGGAAAAACGACATTCTCCTTTGTTTGTCCTCCAGCATCGTGACGGTATGTATTACCAGAAGAATACATTTATTTTTCGTGAATATTTGCTCTGCAATTGCTGTAGACAGAAACACGCTACTGACACTCGCTCATATCTGTCAGATCcggtgtagaacaggccttcagcaacccatgcttgccacaaaaggcgactatgattgtcgtaagagacgactaacgggatcggatggtcaggctttctgacttggttgacacatgtcatcggttcccaattgggcagatcgatgctcatgttgttgatcactggattgtctggttcagactcatttatttacaaaccgccgccatatagctggactattgctaaatgcggcgtaaacctacactcactcactcatatctgcCATGGAGACCAGAGGTCTCACAGGGGTGTGACCAGTAGAAATATATTGTGACATTATGGTATTTCCACTCATTAGACGAATATATTTAACAACTTTGATAATTAATCATTACTATTATCATTCTCTATTTTACTAATTTGATTGCTTCTCTTTATTTCCGGAAATCTGTGAGAAGTAATCAATTGATTTATTTTGTAGATCATACATCATTACTGATATGGGTCGGAGGTATGATGCTTTCGGCGGTTGTTGCTTCATCGTTTCTCCTTCTGTTGATGTTTTTGTGGAAGAGGTAAGCCAGGTATTACTCATTAACTGGTCATGAAAGAGCTTGCTTTCGTAAAGATGGAAACATAATGTGTCACGAATATATGAAAATGAGATAGAGTACATTAATTACAGAGTTTCAATTATTCGAATGCTGTATATCCGAGGAAACTTTCTTTTTTACTATTCAAGACAATTTTAAACGACATGTTATTGTAAAGCTTTATGTAATGTGTGACTGTATTTTACATTATAGGAGAAAAAGGAGAAGACTGAATAGGTCCCAAGGCAAAGATGTGACATGCGAAATGAATTCGCTTAATAATAATGTTTTGAAGCCTTATGATTTCCAACAGAACCTTTCATCATCACAAAAAATGTACACATCTTCACGTCAAGGTAGTACACTAAATGTATGATACATGTGTTTAACAATCAGTATTGCacaatattttaatttttattccACATGTCACATATGCCATTTAAATATATGgattcttttgaaaatgtgttcgtaaagatactgaaaataaaataaaacaaagtaaAATTTATGAGGTGATCAGTTAAGTAATAAGAATTGTTAATGCTTCACAGATGGGGACCTACAACGGGTGACTCTATGTGAGCATCTGAAATGTGATGGGTCGTCCATGCAGTTAATAGACGAGTTCCAGGTGAGATAGTGagaatgttttgaaacatggTTCTTTACATGAATTCATGCACATGCATGCATTCATTTCACCTTCCGATATTAGATtatatattttctaaaaaatgTTGTTTACAGAGACTGTCTTCTCCTGACATTGAAAAAGCGAAATACGGATCACTGGGTTGCAACGACACGAAGAACAGATACAGAGACGTATTGCCATGTGCGATAACATACGGTCATCTCACTTAGTTTGTGGCTGAGCTGAGGATTGGTATCGCTTAGATTAGTATATCTGGTCCATCATTATGGTGCTTTGtgttttcatatcaagtttGTATTTACTTTATTTCTTAAAATAATACCTACCTGTTAATTAGttatttacaaagaaatataTGCACTGACAAGCTGTAGTCGTACTGTACACTTGTAACTTCACAGCAGTTAAAGGCCAAACTCATATCTTTAGATTAGTGATTTTTGGGATCGCTCTGTTTTAATACATTTGCAGATGACTCAACGCGAGTGTCACTTGAGATTGCCGACAAGAGTGAAAGTGATTACATCAATGCCTCATTCATCGATGTAAGTATTCGTACCTCTTTATTCTTTTAATAAGCAGGAAATGagttttcatttaaaatttgataaatatatactttggtCATATTAAGTTTACAATCGGCAAATAATTGACTTTCGTTGTTTTGTACCTGCTGGAGGGATACGATTCCATAAATATGCGCGAACTCATTTGTTTAGAAGTGTTTACTCCAGCTTCTTATCACACAACTGTATACGCTGGGAAATGCATTACTAAATTACTTTCAATGATGATTATTTCCGTGTGTACATAATGTTATTGCTATATTTCAGGGGTACAAAGAGCACATCCATTATGTGGCAGCCCAGGGTAGGTTCAAAGGGCCATAATCACACTGACCTGGCGATCAGTCCCCTTGATATACTGAATGGTATTAACTGATACTGTATACATACGATTATATAGATGCAAGACGATCTTCATACGTGCACACGGGTTGCCATATGCCAACAACAAAGTGAACCATTAGTTACCAAAACAAAACGGAAAACACAAATTTGCACGTTGTTTTTGAATTCTGTCTCTATATGTCAGGACCATCTGTAGAAGTGGTACCGGACTTTTGGAGGATGATATGGCAGCTGAAAACCACCAAGATTGTCATGCTAACTAACCTGGTTGAAGCAGGGAAGGTAACACATTTATGTCGAGCAATACGCAGTTACAGTATGCCAAAGTATCATCTTGTATTCCAAATACCAATACTTACCTGACATTCTCAAACTTAATGTACCAGGCGAGGAAGGAATACTACGCAGCATATATTTGAACTATTTTACACTTACTTAGGTGAAGTGTGAGATGTACTGGCCCTTCTGTAGTTCTGACTGCTCAACGTATGGCAAGGTGTACGTTCAGTGTCTTGAGGAAAAGGTGTATAGCAATTACACTCTCCGGAAACTAGCGGTTTGGAAGGTATGAGTATATTTCAGTAGCCAGGCTACATTCACGGGCAAGTGCATTCTCAAGTACTGAATTTACTATAATAATTGTTTTGCGACAACTAGTCAGACAACCGAAATTTCTTGCCGTATATAATTCAAGGTTTATGCACATGTATGCCTCTGTTTATGCAACCCGCCACGTGGTCATAGAAGGGTTATACTAAACGTGctaaatatttgaataaatgtttgaaggGACATAAGGTTCTATGTGTTTTGATCAGCAGTCCTTTTCACGTTTCTTTCAGGGACACTCTCGCCATAGACTGATCCGCCAGTTTCATTTCACCGCCTGGCCTGACCACGGAGTtccaggggagacaacttcagttctagatttccacagggTTGTCAAGGACACTAAAACAGATTCATCTGGGCCTTTGTTAATACACTGCAGGTATTATGTACATGCACCACATAAGGAAGTTAATGATAGTTTCAGTATCAGAATCTAGGCGTTTCAGTCTTCGTGTGCGAAAATACAGTTACAGCATGTTAATACATCATCGTGTAtactgaaaaatataatttccGCCACTTAGTCTGATTACTTGATTTCTAGGAATGTGATGACAAACATTAAACGTTATGATATTCACCACTCAGTATATGTGTACATAAGATAATTCCTTCGGTAATAATGAACAGACCAAACACAATGAGGGGTGTATGATGGTATTGCAAACAATGAATATAATATGGCACAATGAAGAATTTAAATATCATATATTTAATCAATAAATTAACGAAAAATAATTTATTCGTATCTGTTATATTATTTATATGTCTTTAATTGTAAGTGGCTATTGAGATACCCCTACTACTATTCTGATATAATATTCTAGATCTATGACGCTTGCACAAAGTTTAACATCGTTTATCGGGATTGTCCAGGCCTGTGTTTTCAAACGTACTGACGATGCCCATGTGCTCTCAGTGAAACTGCATTTTCCGTTTTAAAGAATAATCCTAACTTCACTGATAACAATCTTTCAGCGCTGGCATTGGACGCACGGGGACCTTTATTGCCTTGGATTACCTACTTGACCAGGCCAAGGAAGAGGGCCATGTGTGTATCTACAACTGTGTACAAAACCTCCGCCAACAAAGGATGAAAATGGTTCAGACACAAGTGAGTTCATTTTCGGTTCAGTTTACCAGAGGTTCATGTACCATCAtgcatattttatcattttatttttgtcaGCGATATCTTTCTAATAAGACATTTTGTTTACCAAACAAAGTGTTTTATTAGGCCGTAAACCCAAGTGAGCTAGCAATGTCCATTTGATCCGGAATTCAGTGAATATGAAAGTGAGACAGGATGGCAAGGACATGTTTGTTTCCGTTGTTACAGTTAATAGGCCGTTGTTACAATTAGTAGGCTACCAGTCTAAGTATACACATAAATCTATTATACAACAACATAGCAAATGTCCGCGCGTGTGGACGGGATTTAAAACACATCTATCAACGTTCGACTGCTATTGTACatgtaaaacacaacaaacTGAGTACATCagtttaataaatatataaattatatttcaTGGACCGCATACGATAATCATAGAATTTACATTATGAAATGATAACCGGACATCAAGAAAATATTATATGGTAGAAACAGTAATTCACTGATGACGACTAAAATTAAtgttctctcattcaggagcaGTATGCGTTCATTTACAAGACACTAATGAGTGCCCTGGAAATCAAAGGGAGTTCACAATGGTACCAAAAACCAATAACCGTCCTATGTGGGGACTGTTGGCGACAGAGAAAAGGCAATAGCAGGTATACATACGTGAAGTTCCAAATTACACACGACGATGCTGAAAATGACGCATGACTGTTGCTGACTAAGCACATGGTGGGAAACATGGTGGGCCAAGGTACCTTACATTAATGACACACTAAGCATCCATTTTGTCTTGATTGAATTGGAGCATGTTAATTATACAAATGTCCGACAGACCATCATCAGTACCACAGACCACTATCAGTACCTCTATTTTTATTCAGGTCTAACGCCAGCCTGGAGAAGAATGACCCCGAGTACCAGAACCTGTGGACCTGCCAGTCACACCGTAGGACCAGCTATCTGCCAGTAAGTCCGTCACCTCCTCTGGAAGAGTATGCCATCATCAGTGAAACCACACCGCCCCGCCTTCACAGATCGCTGAAGTCCTGTTCAATAGATGTTAAGATGGACACATGGATGGATACGTCGGTTTAACACTCCTGTCCTTCAACTCGACAGAGAGCGTACATCAGGGTAGGACATATTGTCGATTGGCGGTGGTATGGGGACGTTTTCATAGATTTCTGACAGTTTGGCTTGGCAACAGAAATGGGGACGATTCCTCTACATCACTTTGAAAATAGGGCAGGATATGACTAATTTCGGTTCCATTTGACCGAAGGCCAAACATGTTATGAAGATGTGTATATAGTAATTCTGTTGTTATACATTACTATCAATCGTTTTATGTAGGAAAAGAAAATGGACACAGAAATGTTTATTGGCAAAGCATTTGCGTGCTAAAAATGTACAGCATGTATGAAGAGGCATGGCTATTGATCTCTGACCATATGCGCTTTTCCGGCGTACAGTGGCGTTTAATGATTCCTTATGTATTAGATACTGTTGCCACGTATAAAGCAACAAACTTGTATTTTATGTAAGTGGTTGGTGATACTTATGAAATCGCGTCTGGATTTGACAACCCAGTGATGGGTATGGGCATCAGTCTTGGCAGTTGGGAGACGATGACTTGTGTtgaccatgtcagcgagcctgaccactcgatacctcttacagcaagcataagaagatcagttctaaccttgcTCGTCAGGGTACAAAAGTTACAAAAGGTATTCCATGCATGTTTGTAACTATAAGTCATGACGTTTTGTTGAATGTGTAGATACCTTCCAATATAATTTGTGTAATGACCTCTAACAGTAATAAACATATTCTTTTGAAAAGAAACGATTTGTCTGTTAATCATACCAAGAAAccttacatgtatgtatgtacattggGCTCATTGTCTCTCCAATATTGGAGGTTGACTCCTTTCCATGATTTTAAGTCAGGACGTGGAGAGTCGGGCGCCGAATCGCCGACATACAAAGTCAGCTGTCTGACTCACTTTTGTCTGTGTATCATCTGTCTGTCGTCTAAGGTCTGAGTGTCATCTGCTTGTCTATCTGTCTGGGTGTTGTCTGTTCGTCTGCCGTTTAAATCCTCTTTGTGTGTCGCCTGTTAGTCTCTTTGTCGTCtaaagtctgtctgtctgggtTTCGTCTGTTTGTCTGAGTGTCGTCTGTCGTCTTTCTGTCGTCTACCGAGTGTGTGTCTGAGTGTCGTATTCCTGTCTGTCTGCTTGTCGTCTGACTGTCAATCTGTGTGACACAGACTGTAACAACCTAGACGTGAAGCGGGGTACACCATCCTTGAGGTCAACACAGTGTGTCGTCCACTGGGAGCACTAGCATGGCAACAACACTTTTCCCTCTCCGCTCTGTATACAAGGAAGTAGCGACTGGGGTTAATCAGTCATAGTTCACTGTGCTATCTCCCACTTCCGCATATCCGTCGTTTAGCGCACGTGGCAAAGACCTTCAGCAACAACACATTGAGGTCTGGGACACATTGACCCTATCGTATCAAATACAATATTATATAAAAAGAATTGGTTGTCCACTGGAATACGTAAGAGCAGAATGTTCTCTGAGTCAGAAATAATAAAGAATATTGTGCAttgatatatgtatgtgtaataGATAGTATGACAAAAAGCTTTTGACGGTGTTTTAAATCATTACTACACATCTACGAAGACGTGTGACGACTCGTGCTTACAGGGAACAGGCAAGACAACACAATGCAACTTCTGTGATATACATAGGGAAGACAAGTCTTGAATTGGGAGTACTGCACGAACTTACAGAGATATTTAATTTAAGAGTATTTCATAACGCAGAAAGTCTACTTGTATAATTTCATGAATTATTTTAAACTATTTACTTCTGAAATGCAACTGGAACACAAAGTTTCATCAGCGAAAGTCCAAACAAACTTATTATTTATTTGCATAACACAAATCCCCCTAGTTTATCGTGGTGATTTTGACCAGGATCTAAAACGAAACATTTCCTGTTCATCGTATCTTTGGACATGCTCGTGACATACTTTCTAATTTCCGTAACGAAAAATAAAGGGTGAAAACATATCAATACAGTATATTTCAATCTACACTCTTGTGTTCAGGCAGTACGGTCATATACTCATCTCCCGTCTAACGAATTAAAGAATGCTTGGCAATTTGACATTCATGTCACGCGAGTACGTTAATTTTCTTTATAATGAACCATGTATGAGAATTGATACTGATCAAATATTATCTTCTAAGGGTAATGTGCACTACTTGGTCAATCATCTGAGATGCCGTGCGGAGTTCCATCTTTAACGTGATGCTAACACGCCAAGATGTAGCTGCAGTACTATTTATTTCTtgaaccaaacccactcaccaCCCTCCACACTCAGCCCTCTTTCTGCTACAGAGGCAATGAAATGAGCATAAATAAATTCCcagtcagacactgggataTCAGTATGCCTTTCTCCCATCTAAACATACCTGcaccttcacacacacaaacactccttcacacacacacacacagaggggatggagacacacagagagagagagacacagacacacacacagacacatacacagacacagaaacacacacatgcactcactcaaAGCGTCTCTCATTAAAACACAGCAAACGGATTTGCGGAAATAAATACTTCCTCGTGTGAGTAATTCTGTATCTGACCAAGGATCCCGAAGGAAGGGCATGTTTCTGTAGAAGGATGTGAGATTTAAATATGGACAAAAACAAGTTGTATTGAAGGTGAGCATGTTTGCCATAGCTATTGCGAGGTCGATATATTGTAGAAGACATCTGTTCAGAAGATGTCTGACAGACGAATACCAGAGCCTTCTGGTTAAATGTAACCCTGTAACACGTATATCTAATGCTCTGTAATTACAGCATCTGTGAAATGTGTCATCTCTCTCCAGCTGCACCATGTTTATATGAACTATATATTTCAAGTCGATGTACATCATATAGTGAAAATGGTAGTTGGTTTGATCTGTTCCAGTTCCTATCGTATCCGAGTTGGACGGACAGCAGGCTGTCAGCAGAGAGCGTCAACATGCTCGTAGTTATTATCATAACTTAGCAATGCGTGATACCGTGCAAACGACATACAGCCTTTCCGCCTATTAAGTGAGCTTCCATGTCTTTCTTATACACGGTGTCTGCGAGGTAATTACagtgtatattttattttaactgCCATTACTTACAACGTTGATAGTAAGTAATGCATAAAACATGTCACCTATTGAAACGTATTAGTCCAAGAATCTATATTATGTAGTAAACAAGCAGAGGGTATTTTTATagtatatgtatgcatgtatgtatgtttgaatgtgtgtttCTGTCCGTCCGCCCGTCCgtccatatgtatgtatgtatgtatgtatgtatgtatgtatgtatgtatgtatgtatgtatgtatgtatgtatgtatgtatgtatgtatgtatgtatgtatgtatgtatgtatgctacccatgcttgccataaaaggtgactatgctcgtcataagaggcgactaacgggatcgggtggtcaggctcgctgacctggttgacacatgtcatcggttcccaattgcgcagatcgatgctcatgttgttggtcacttgattgtctggtccagacttgactatttactgaccgccgccatacggctggaatattgctgagtaaaactaaactcactcactcactcacgcacgcactcacgcgcgcacatatactactcatcaaacgtttagactcaaagcactcactatatgcTATGTATATACGTAAGGTATGGTTACCTTATGTAGATGAATTGCTCGAATATCATGCATTAAATTTCTGAAAAGCAAGTGCAAATATAAGAACGGCCGTTTTGGTGTAAAAAGAATTTTCACTAAGTTTCATCATACATTGAACTGATGATACTAATactttcaacgttacgaatttgttttagaGTGCAGCAgtccatgtgtaaacagtacctttaaacattaAGGAATATATAGCAAAACAGAACAGTTACCTGAAGTAAGTGCCTATGTTCCCACTTCTGGGTGTAAACTTTTGATAGGTAGTATAGGACGGTAATACAtgtcaaatatgaaacaaatagacatgtcagtgttgatgcgTTGAAAACGGGATCCATTATACATCAGGCCATAAGTTACAGATAGTGATCTATTGTGGATTACCCAATACAATATGTCACCAAACGTCCCTATAATATAAACAGTAGTTGAACATATGTTCCACCTTCATATGACTATAATGTACGTTCATGTGAACACCCTTAACGTTTATGTTAGTGTCATCAGAAAGTGGCACCAACATGTTTTCATAGTCATATAATTCATATCAATATGAATCTTTCTTACCTTTTCTCCGTGAATACACATGCTGTCCATTTTGACAACACAGTAATGCGTATTTGCCTAGGATCAAAAAGAAAACCTAAGAAAATCCCCCGAAGAATTATACTGTCTGGTCAAATCCGTGATACTACCCGTTGCACAACTCTAAACTATATATCACCAACCATCACCATGTTACCAGCATGTCACTCAAAGAAATTACTATATACCACCAATGTGTTTACAGAGCCATGAACAGGAACTGCACATGTATCGAGTGTCAAGGGTTAACTTCCAGAGAATGCAGGGATCTTTGTGAATGTGAGTACATTAGCAATATAAATTGAATCTACGATCTACGATCATTTATTTAACTATTATCCTAGGTTAATacaatttctgacatttcaatGCTCAGTTGGCAATGTGAAATTATGACGACTCGCAACCAGCAGATACGCAGAATCATGAAACCAGTTGCCATCcatatacccatgtggggtacagagtgaacatcacagaaatataGTCCTTTAAATATGttgccatgtacatgtatagtgtTGTATTCACATCATGTTAGTAAATGTATGTAAGGAAACGTTTAGGAAACATACATGAAAGAATTGTTACTTCTTATAAAAttctttaaacaaatttaattgTTTTGTAATGTTCGCTTTGTCTGATGATATTGATAAGCTGACTGTTAATGACAACTAACTTTGATTTACAGGCGAAGGAATATCAACATCGCAAACAGCAGGGATTGTGTTGCTGGCGTTGTTTGCCATTGGATGCATTTTATTAGTCGGGGTGTTTTTGTGGAGAAGGTAGGTCAGACAACTCTTTTAATCGGTTGTGAGTCAATTTTATGTTTGCCCGATTAAGCGCTTTCCCAGCTGTCTTATTTGAATCTCgactagacaatctagtgattgacgtGAAGATGCGATGATATGCACCGATCCTGAACCGGTTAGTTGCctatggccagcatgggttgctgaagaccagatctaacacagatcttcactggTAGAATAGTGTTTTAAAACGtccttatataatatatattgttaGGAGCGAGTGATATCCCAATCTATTAATCTACGTGCATAGGTACGGTGCTGTCAAAGAATATGCGTACAATAATATATCCCGGGTACACCTGGGTATGTCAGTCACAAGAAGGCAATTTGGGCATGGAAAAGGGACACAACTTTGTACAGACGTGCTGCACAGAACGACAACTCTCAGGAATCAAATATCACAACATTGTGCGATCCGTTCTCATTAAACACATTCAAGACAGCTGTCTCTTATTAACAAGTATGTGTGTACCAGATATAGTTCTCTGGTTCCATTCTTGGTGGTCATAAaagtaacatgtttatattctaaatatatttttttcaggaaaAGAAAGCGTTCAGAAATACAGATTAAGGTTGTTGAGTGCGAGATGAGACCTTtgaacaacaacacacacaagcaATCTAGTCGAGGACGGGATTGTTCTGGAAAAGACTTCTCAACGGCAAATCCCATATATGTACCTTCGTGGCAAGGTGATACTGACAGTGATACAAAACATTACACAGCAAACACTTGCCATTTATGTCAAACTTTGTATGTgtacgagtgtgtgtgtgtgtgtgcgtgcgtgcgtgcgtgcgtgtgtatgtatgtatgtgtgtacgtgcgtgtgtgtttcaCTTAAACCTCTAACATCAttaatatttatctattgactTTTCCGCAGGAAGACATTTAGGACAAGTGAGGTTGTGCGATGAGTTAGTGAATCAGGGCAACATGAGACACATGATGAATGAGTTTCAGGTGAGTATGTGGCCTTCAACTGTTGCACGTAGAAGTTAGTTGATAGCACTAATGTAACATAAGGACACCTTCATCCATAAAAATATCTTGTCTTTATGAGCTATATCGGTTTTACAGATTTGTTGCACCCATGCGAAGAATATCATTAATCCAAATGCTTTCTCTgatgatgtatttgttttccATCATCTTAGCAAAAGTAATACATAATTATTAGATCTGTACTTGTTTTAACAATTCAAAGAATAGAAATAACTCATTTTAAAGACTATATCGCGAAACAGAGGTGCATGTCCCTCCTGTAGACATAGTTTTTGACACTAGAACGTCTGAAACTTGATTTAACGTCTTCTTCAGATGCTTGCTCCCCCGGACTATGGCGAGACAAATTGTGGAGCTTCGGAGGAAAACAGAGTAAAAAACAGACACAAGAGCGTTCTTCCATGTAAGCAGACAGGGTATAACTGTGCTTTCCTCCTAAAGCGTGTTTCGTTCAGGTGTTACAAGAGCATTTGTTAAACCTCAGGACATTATGTTGAAATTAATGTATATTTTCTTGACTGAATGCTTTTCTGAAGATCCTTGCCAactgtttcagatgatggaaaCAGAATATTGCTCAAGCCAGAAGAAAACAGCGATAGTGATTATATAAACGCGTCTTTCATAAATGTGAGTACATTGGGAGTTTTACGCTATACACTGCCCCACGGTGTACAAAGATAACTCAAACTTTCAAAAGTACAGCTTGTTCAACTTGACATGCGCTACTCTACCTATAgtgacccgggaggtcaaatgggACAAACGGCAGGTCGAGTTAACTTGGGTAAAcaggggagcagagaatgttattaATGTTGCGTTCGTGGGAAGCATGGATTATTACGAAACCCCAATGATTTCATGTTTTAACTGAACTGTTTATAAAGTCATATGCTATCATATTTTGGTTTACTAACTTTACAATGTACAGACGTCACTCACCAGTTACTTTCACAATCCGGTTAACCCTCGGTGTCACTCTCAGTTATCACTGGAAACACCAGTACTTGCTGCTTCTCCCAGAATCAGAAACATTAAACGATCTGAAGCTTAGCTTTTCGTCTAAAGGA
Above is a genomic segment from Haliotis asinina isolate JCU_RB_2024 chromosome 7, JCU_Hal_asi_v2, whole genome shotgun sequence containing:
- the LOC137290270 gene encoding receptor-type tyrosine-protein phosphatase H-like isoform X2; translation: MDARGHYWRSFIWVSLLFLNAAADSHLCSSCDASNVTCVDGECPHRCVNVTLSGECLKCQDSRFYGKQCQHDCPDTCLNSRCQMNSIRVVCTDGCVDGKKGDNCGVNCPTACTHCERYGDACTGPCQNPQYYGPHCRTPCPSNCRGGCNNVTGECGSCEPGYTGKYCNITCLYNCKDECDKVTGKCRYSASCQVIYCSTRCVSVTSSGECLQCLDSKFYDHTSLLIWVGGMMLSAVVASSFLLLLMFLWKRRKRRRLNRSQGKDVTCEMNSLNNNVLKPYDFQQNLSSSQKMYTSSRQDGDLQRVTLCEHLKCDGSSMQLIDEFQRLSSPDIEKAKYGSLGCNDTKNRYRDVLPYDSTRVSLEIADKSESDYINASFIDGYKEHIHYVAAQGPSVEVVPDFWRMIWQLKTTKIVMLTNLVEAGKVKCEMYWPFCSSDCSTYGKVYVQCLEEKVYSNYTLRKLAVWKGHSRHRLIRQFHFTAWPDHGVPGETTSVLDFHRVVKDTKTDSSGPLLIHCSAGIGRTGTFIALDYLLDQAKEEGHVCIYNCVQNLRQQRMKMVQTQEQYAFIYKTLMSALEIKGSSQWYQKPITVLCGDCWRQRKGNSRSNASLEKNDPEYQNLWTCQSHRRTSYLPVSPSPPLEEYAIISETTPPRLHRSLKSCSIDVKMDTWMDTSV
- the LOC137290270 gene encoding receptor-type tyrosine-protein phosphatase H-like isoform X5; translation: MDARGHYWRSFIWVSLLFLNAAADSHLCSSCDASNVTCVDGECPHRCVNVTLSGECLKCQDSRFYGKQCQHDCPDTCLNSRCQMNSIRVVCTDGCVDGKKGDNCGVNCPTACTHCERYGDACTGPCQNPQYYGPHCRTPCPSNCRGGCNNVTGECGSCEPGYTGKYCNITCLYNCKDECDKVTGKCRYSDHTSLLIWVGGMMLSAVVASSFLLLLMFLWKRRKRRRLNRSQGKDVTCEMNSLNNNVLKPYDFQQNLSSSQKMYTSSRQDGDLQRVTLCEHLKCDGSSMQLIDEFQRLSSPDIEKAKYGSLGCNDTKNRYRDVLPYDSTRVSLEIADKSESDYINASFIDGYKEHIHYVAAQGPSVEVVPDFWRMIWQLKTTKIVMLTNLVEAGKVKCEMYWPFCSSDCSTYGKVYVQCLEEKVYSNYTLRKLAVWKGHSRHRLIRQFHFTAWPDHGVPGETTSVLDFHRVVKDTKTDSSGPLLIHCSAGIGRTGTFIALDYLLDQAKEEGHVCIYNCVQNLRQQRMKMVQTQEQYAFIYKTLMSALEIKGSSQWYQKPITVLCGDCWRQRKGNSRSNASLEKNDPEYQNLWTCQSHRRTSYLPVSPSPPLEEYAIISETTPPRLHRSLKSCSIDVKMDTWMDTSV
- the LOC137290270 gene encoding uncharacterized protein isoform X1, encoding MDARGHYWRSFIWVSLLFLNAAADSHLCSSCDASNVTCVDGECPHRCVNVTLSGECLKCQDSRFYGKQCQHDCPDTCLNSRCQMNSIRVVCTDGCVDGKKGDNCGVNCPTACTHCERYGDACTGPCQNPQYYGPHCRTPCPSNCRGGCNNVTGECGSCEPGYTGKYCNITCLYNCKDECDKVTGKCRYSASCQVIYCSTRCVSVTSSGECLQCLDSKFYGKLCEHGCPDTCLNSRCQLNNTRVVCTEGCVVGKKGDNCGVNCPSGCIYCTRYGDACTGPCNNPRYYGQHCKTPCPSTCRGGCNKVTGECDSCELGYTGKYCNITCPYNCKDGCDKVTLKCRYSDHTSLLIWVGGMMLSAVVASSFLLLLMFLWKRRKRRRLNRSQGKDVTCEMNSLNNNVLKPYDFQQNLSSSQKMYTSSRQDGDLQRVTLCEHLKCDGSSMQLIDEFQRLSSPDIEKAKYGSLGCNDTKNRYRDVLPYDSTRVSLEIADKSESDYINASFIDGYKEHIHYVAAQGPSVEVVPDFWRMIWQLKTTKIVMLTNLVEAGKVKCEMYWPFCSSDCSTYGKVYVQCLEEKVYSNYTLRKLAVWKGHSRHRLIRQFHFTAWPDHGVPGETTSVLDFHRVVKDTKTDSSGPLLIHCSAGIGRTGTFIALDYLLDQAKEEGHVCIYNCVQNLRQQRMKMVQTQEQYAFIYKTLMSALEIKGSSQWYQKPITVLCGDCWRQRKGNSRSNASLEKNDPEYQNLWTCQSHRRTSYLPVSPSPPLEEYAIISETTPPRLHRSLKSCSIDVKMDTWMDTSV
- the LOC137290276 gene encoding receptor-type tyrosine-protein phosphatase alpha-like isoform X3 codes for the protein MNRNCTCIECQGLTSRECRDLCECEGISTSQTAGIVLLALFAIGCILLVGVFLWRRKRKRSEIQIKVVECEMRPLNNNTHKQSSRGRDCSGKDFSTANPIYVPSWQGRHLGQVRLCDELVNQGNMRHMMNEFQMLAPPDYGETNCGASEENRVKNRHKSVLPYDGNRILLKPEENSDSDYINASFINGYRDNIRYIATQGPSFKSVNDFWRLIWQQNATKIVLLTELAETGKIKCARYWPVFGSTYRAYGTVCVQCVDEAVFPSYTVRNFAVWQGHSDTRQVLQFHFTAWADHDVPRDTSLLLEFHRIVKDTGPNSNGPLVVQSSAGAGRCGTFLAFDYLLDQARYEGRACVYSCVQTFRAQRMMMVETELG